A genomic window from Leptolyngbya sp. BL0902 includes:
- the hpsA gene encoding hormogonium polysaccharide biosynthesis protein HpsA, with translation MHLHLLRKIWQFPRTVLKRFIQDLLRLTLLSTRPRRMAQAGFVLPTTVLLVLMVVLTATALTYRTFTRSEQAIVQREQQVIANAATPAIDRAKAKIEFLFRNDPRFPGDLPSSDFLYDMMSTRLGNQEISGFTGQVEPLTGGVGTGTGANRPVDPYTLADETRVDINNDGLLDNAWSFQSQGRTIVYSILVDDEVVATERNAPAATETRLARPYATANLNVMMPVNRAKANALITRTGPLAAAEAIPNCPNARAQAGWQPVAQGNSSTLQKNFQVTAFVANANGGPGQTFETLEFQQSRQASTASKWGAWFRYDLDLFPGADFNWNGAMHTDSSLFVNRNLVHLHMVSSHNSCVYSQEASEITVGQDDTTGFQGQVVKGNAVNDTYPAGDNPTIHVFTSLGNPPRTGDTLTNANHSVQNGRPSDISANPMALYTRDRMEHMRRDSWQRRAGWDTDANIFGVLGGGRTVNALVARPFVDDFFRADNRWGPKPRYDARTPAFDVSNTAGRRIGDAITEPGTNSLTDPSIGLDGFWERQAMRTGLRLVVGQRLELGNNQEWNRPPAGVPNEGDPLYPATARPVANARFGGNHEYMQRRSLMDNLAAVQGMVVYHYQKNGAAAATADAPGAFPVACVAATAHPGTRQSILNSRTFSRFQRADGTPTTLTRLDFFNGVGTNGWEVAWPTSFDTEGKFATEIAPNRPLGIALRNLANFAGDPSGGAPSFSAFQDDFVHPFPYQSMWGDFSPLRRILLNIDSAGTYSTARYDGLSPADKTTLHTAACTISLLAYNLGSAYAILDSELGTPLPSNLNFQNISTQLRNGMRSMLGFIETGADQGGKMLALFRRLANEGSYKPGRPIPGVTPTTYPPGTRWDGVFPAAGPLQTPAVSLVNTWIDPNPGTVLNPPLNLDGTPATRPNGQPIPSVCPPGTDGPGFQPDCDAAEFFAQFTRQDWLIMLDELTPATPQQIDLILSYGTRIDAVRDTMRDRALGFREGLTPERYRLDRQDLTTGNNVRWDKDSGMTQEYIPISNLEYPFQLGCSPNLFSETIAKGTGGKDDQVALTLVACSPNPDQEREAVRFPSLFYLFPLENHGLVGTGPIEQPGGTRTHPGDPRWIDRMTAYNDNYIAATTNGGRGLPSLMGANTFRVVGTGDRGFTAISAVPRLESNLPNWQLPVATTTGALTVDNLDDQASAFKINTGTLVLQVPFLEKGIFNGREQINTRVLDIDLDALTTQPVRGTVTGTADFWLSADRDGRQAEGAVYAFREDSVREDEIVRPRQPGATDCTGITAVVPRRLRIETEANCRMRVTNPSEPVLANNQDPPLTPQGISLKPIDFAPDPERRPYGFRLRTASGNPADFSGPNFARRVGMTFVTDDAVYIQGNFNPHSTTGGQNAAGVPNGLVEEFTQTLLDQDAANFRTRFYNGRTTLNIASFANLAVDRWRPVEILSDSVSILSRTFRDGEVEDAFLNAEPTAEGGANSSYMNQNRPRFAANLAADALIRYQRNEAPGTLTNEVRANSRPLYIDRSGTYYLPGADAGDPPRPFFDVYNNNNATSGWMEFTTADGTRRRNTQAAANTFVNAVFVSGITPKRPNQSYGGLHNYPRFIENWNGRSLSILGSFIQLNFSTAATAPFDQDVWEPGVDPVANEVIGYYNAPQRRWGYDVGLLYVPPAPAARRFVTIGAPRSEYYRELPSDDPYVQNLRCARAGNAFVLPEAMRATANCPA, from the coding sequence ATGCATCTTCACCTGCTTAGGAAAATTTGGCAGTTTCCGAGAACTGTCCTGAAGCGGTTTATTCAAGATTTATTGCGGCTGACGCTGCTGAGCACCCGACCGAGGCGCATGGCCCAGGCCGGGTTTGTGCTGCCAACGACGGTACTGCTGGTGCTGATGGTGGTGCTCACCGCCACCGCCCTCACCTACCGCACCTTCACCCGCAGCGAGCAGGCCATTGTGCAGCGCGAACAGCAGGTGATTGCCAACGCCGCCACCCCCGCCATTGACCGCGCCAAGGCGAAGATCGAGTTTCTATTTCGCAACGACCCCCGCTTTCCGGGCGACCTACCCAGCAGCGACTTCCTCTACGACATGATGTCTACCCGGCTGGGGAACCAAGAAATTTCGGGCTTTACCGGGCAGGTGGAGCCCCTGACGGGAGGTGTGGGCACGGGCACAGGGGCAAACCGTCCGGTAGACCCCTATACCCTGGCCGATGAAACCCGGGTAGATATCAACAACGACGGTCTCCTAGACAACGCCTGGAGCTTCCAGTCTCAAGGGCGCACCATTGTCTATTCCATTCTGGTGGATGATGAAGTGGTGGCCACCGAACGCAACGCCCCCGCCGCCACCGAAACCCGCCTAGCGCGGCCCTACGCCACCGCCAACCTGAACGTGATGATGCCCGTGAACCGGGCCAAGGCCAACGCCCTGATTACCCGCACTGGCCCCCTTGCGGCTGCCGAAGCTATCCCCAACTGCCCCAACGCCAGAGCCCAAGCAGGCTGGCAACCCGTGGCCCAGGGCAACTCTTCGACTCTGCAAAAGAATTTCCAAGTTACCGCCTTTGTGGCCAATGCCAACGGTGGCCCTGGCCAAACCTTTGAAACCCTAGAATTTCAGCAGTCTCGTCAGGCGTCTACCGCCAGTAAGTGGGGGGCCTGGTTCCGCTACGACCTCGACCTCTTCCCTGGGGCCGACTTTAACTGGAACGGGGCCATGCACACCGACAGCAGCCTGTTTGTGAACCGGAATCTGGTTCACCTGCATATGGTGAGCTCCCACAATTCCTGCGTGTATAGCCAAGAAGCTTCGGAAATTACGGTGGGCCAAGACGACACCACCGGGTTCCAGGGCCAAGTGGTGAAGGGCAACGCCGTTAACGACACCTACCCGGCGGGCGATAACCCCACCATCCACGTCTTCACCAGCCTCGGCAACCCGCCCCGCACCGGAGATACCCTCACCAACGCCAACCACTCGGTACAGAATGGTCGGCCTTCGGATATTTCGGCTAACCCCATGGCCCTCTACACCCGCGACCGCATGGAGCACATGCGGAGGGATTCTTGGCAGCGGCGGGCCGGATGGGATACCGATGCCAACATCTTTGGCGTGTTGGGCGGTGGCCGTACCGTCAATGCCCTGGTGGCCCGCCCCTTTGTGGATGACTTTTTCCGCGCCGACAACCGCTGGGGGCCAAAACCCCGCTACGATGCCCGCACCCCCGCCTTTGACGTTTCTAATACGGCTGGTCGCCGCATTGGGGATGCCATTACAGAGCCTGGTACCAACAGCTTGACCGATCCCTCCATTGGTTTAGACGGCTTTTGGGAACGGCAGGCCATGCGTACCGGGCTGCGCCTGGTGGTGGGCCAACGGCTGGAACTGGGCAATAACCAAGAGTGGAACAGACCCCCCGCCGGAGTTCCCAACGAGGGCGATCCCCTCTATCCGGCCACGGCCCGTCCGGTAGCGAATGCTCGCTTTGGCGGCAACCACGAATATATGCAGCGCCGATCCTTGATGGATAACCTGGCGGCGGTGCAGGGCATGGTGGTCTACCACTACCAGAAAAACGGCGCAGCTGCCGCTACTGCAGATGCCCCAGGCGCATTCCCGGTAGCCTGCGTGGCCGCCACCGCCCATCCCGGCACCCGCCAATCTATCCTTAATAGCCGCACCTTTAGCAGGTTCCAGCGTGCCGACGGCACACCCACTACCCTTACTCGCCTAGACTTTTTCAATGGTGTGGGCACCAATGGATGGGAAGTGGCGTGGCCTACCAGCTTTGACACCGAGGGCAAGTTTGCCACCGAGATTGCCCCCAACCGCCCCCTGGGTATTGCCCTGCGCAACCTGGCCAACTTTGCCGGAGACCCCAGCGGTGGGGCACCCTCCTTCTCGGCCTTCCAGGATGATTTTGTCCACCCCTTCCCCTACCAAAGCATGTGGGGAGATTTTTCGCCCCTGCGCCGGATTCTGCTGAACATCGACTCGGCAGGAACCTACAGCACCGCCCGCTACGACGGCCTCAGCCCCGCCGACAAAACCACCCTGCATACAGCAGCCTGCACCATTAGCCTGCTCGCCTACAACCTAGGTAGTGCTTACGCCATCCTGGATAGCGAACTCGGCACGCCACTCCCTAGCAACCTCAACTTCCAGAATATTTCCACGCAGTTGAGGAATGGGATGCGGAGCATGCTGGGCTTCATCGAAACTGGCGCTGACCAAGGTGGGAAAATGCTGGCCCTATTCCGTCGCTTGGCCAACGAAGGGAGCTACAAACCTGGCCGTCCGATCCCCGGTGTGACTCCAACTACCTATCCACCCGGAACCCGGTGGGACGGCGTCTTTCCGGCGGCGGGGCCGCTCCAGACCCCGGCGGTATCTTTGGTGAATACATGGATTGACCCCAACCCCGGTACGGTGCTGAATCCACCTCTTAATCTGGATGGAACCCCCGCAACGAGGCCCAACGGCCAGCCAATCCCCAGCGTATGCCCACCCGGAACTGATGGGCCAGGCTTCCAACCCGACTGTGATGCGGCGGAGTTCTTTGCCCAGTTTACCCGGCAAGATTGGCTCATTATGCTGGATGAACTGACCCCTGCCACTCCTCAACAAATTGACCTCATTCTGTCCTATGGCACGCGGATTGATGCCGTGCGCGACACCATGCGAGATCGGGCCTTGGGCTTTAGGGAGGGACTTACGCCTGAACGGTATCGGCTGGATAGACAGGATCTGACCACAGGCAACAATGTCCGCTGGGATAAGGACAGTGGCATGACGCAGGAGTACATTCCGATCAGCAACCTTGAATATCCCTTCCAACTCGGCTGTAGCCCCAACCTATTCTCTGAGACCATTGCTAAGGGGACTGGCGGCAAGGATGACCAAGTGGCGCTTACCCTAGTGGCCTGTAGCCCAAATCCTGATCAAGAAAGGGAAGCTGTACGTTTCCCATCGCTGTTCTATCTGTTCCCCCTTGAAAACCATGGCCTAGTTGGCACGGGGCCGATTGAGCAACCGGGCGGTACTCGTACCCATCCCGGTGATCCCCGATGGATCGACCGTATGACCGCCTACAACGACAACTATATTGCTGCCACGACGAATGGTGGTCGCGGTCTGCCCAGCCTCATGGGGGCCAATACCTTCCGAGTTGTGGGCACTGGTGATCGGGGCTTCACTGCTATCTCCGCTGTGCCCCGACTGGAAAGCAACTTGCCGAACTGGCAGCTTCCAGTGGCTACCACCACAGGGGCCTTAACCGTAGACAACCTAGACGATCAAGCTTCGGCCTTTAAGATCAACACTGGGACACTGGTGTTGCAGGTTCCGTTCCTTGAGAAGGGCATCTTCAATGGCCGAGAACAAATCAACACCCGCGTGCTAGACATCGACCTCGATGCTCTCACCACCCAGCCCGTGAGGGGCACTGTCACTGGAACCGCCGACTTCTGGCTTTCCGCCGACCGGGATGGTCGCCAAGCAGAGGGGGCTGTCTACGCCTTCCGGGAAGACTCGGTGCGGGAGGACGAAATTGTCCGCCCCCGGCAACCGGGTGCCACAGATTGTACGGGCATCACAGCGGTGGTACCCCGCCGTCTGCGGATTGAAACCGAGGCCAACTGTCGGATGCGGGTGACGAATCCCTCCGAGCCTGTCTTGGCCAATAACCAAGATCCACCCCTCACACCCCAGGGCATTAGCCTCAAGCCCATCGACTTTGCCCCCGACCCTGAGCGTCGGCCCTACGGCTTCCGGCTGAGAACCGCCAGCGGCAACCCCGCCGACTTTAGCGGCCCCAACTTTGCCCGCCGGGTGGGGATGACCTTCGTCACCGACGATGCGGTCTACATTCAGGGCAACTTCAACCCCCACAGCACCACCGGAGGCCAAAACGCCGCCGGGGTGCCCAACGGCCTCGTGGAGGAATTTACCCAAACGCTGCTGGATCAAGACGCCGCCAACTTCCGCACCCGCTTCTACAACGGGCGCACCACCCTCAACATCGCCTCCTTTGCCAACCTAGCCGTAGATCGCTGGCGTCCGGTAGAAATTCTCTCCGACTCGGTTTCCATCCTGTCGAGAACCTTCCGCGACGGCGAAGTAGAAGATGCCTTCCTCAACGCCGAACCCACTGCCGAAGGGGGGGCCAATTCCTCCTACATGAACCAAAACCGACCTCGGTTTGCAGCCAACCTAGCCGCAGATGCGCTAATTCGCTATCAGCGGAACGAAGCCCCTGGGACATTGACCAACGAGGTTCGAGCCAATAGCCGTCCCCTCTACATTGACCGCAGTGGTACCTACTACCTGCCTGGGGCCGACGCTGGGGATCCCCCTCGTCCGTTCTTTGATGTCTACAACAACAACAACGCCACCAGCGGATGGATGGAGTTTACGACCGCCGACGGCACTCGGCGGCGCAACACCCAGGCGGCGGCTAATACCTTTGTTAATGCGGTGTTTGTGAGCGGCATCACCCCCAAACGACCGAACCAAAGCTATGGTGGTTTGCACAACTATCCCCGGTTTATCGAAAACTGGAATGGCCGCAGCCTGAGTATCTTGGGTTCCTTTATCCAGCTCAACTTCTCCACCGCCGCCACCGCCCCCTTCGACCAAGACGTTTGGGAACCTGGTGTGGATCCTGTAGCCAATGAGGTCATTGGCTACTACAACGCCCCTCAACGGCGCTGGGGCTATGATGTGGGGCTGCTGTATGTGCCGCCTGCCCCCGCCGCCCGACGGTTTGTTACCATCGGTGCCCCCCGTAGTGAGTACTATCGCGAGCTACCGTCCGATGATCCCTACGTCCAAAACCTGCGCTGTGCTAGGGCTGGCAATGCCTTCGTCCTCCCCGAGGCGATGCGAGCCACCGCTAACTGTCCGGCCTAG
- a CDS encoding prepilin-type N-terminal cleavage/methylation domain-containing protein — protein MKPTRFLPPSVLRDRGSRLARGLPLANHAGLTLIECLVAIVMVALVASAITPALVLSVATRVQSQKAEQAMALGQSEIDRIRTLAERGQLVPPTPLPALTADSAFRGVTEVPVAANNVLDNDPAAQVGAAVGLNNIVNRNGPALPATTNPTQTRQFDVNNDGTPDFVVQTYRTRGLVVNGEPVAFAVGVRVYDYNAVANGTGGNLEREPISLGISAGQGQRLRRPITAFYTTVSVSERGDSLCDLLRYSQSTTGVNVTRPPGCPP, from the coding sequence ATGAAACCCACCCGGTTCCTCCCCCCATCTGTCCTTAGGGATCGCGGCTCCCGTCTGGCTAGGGGCCTTCCCCTGGCCAACCATGCGGGCCTCACCCTGATTGAGTGTTTGGTGGCCATTGTGATGGTGGCGCTGGTGGCTAGCGCCATTACTCCAGCCCTGGTGCTGTCGGTGGCCACACGGGTACAAAGCCAAAAGGCCGAACAGGCCATGGCCCTGGGGCAATCAGAAATCGACCGCATCAGAACCCTGGCAGAACGGGGGCAGTTAGTGCCGCCGACCCCGTTGCCAGCCTTGACCGCCGACTCCGCGTTTCGGGGAGTTACGGAGGTGCCTGTGGCGGCTAACAATGTGCTGGATAACGACCCAGCGGCTCAGGTGGGGGCTGCCGTAGGGCTCAACAACATCGTCAACCGCAATGGCCCGGCCCTGCCCGCGACCACCAACCCCACCCAAACCCGCCAGTTTGACGTTAACAACGACGGCACCCCCGACTTTGTGGTACAAACCTACCGCACCCGTGGGCTGGTGGTGAATGGCGAACCCGTGGCCTTTGCCGTGGGGGTGCGGGTCTACGACTATAATGCCGTGGCCAATGGCACAGGCGGCAACCTAGAGCGAGAGCCCATCTCCCTGGGCATTTCTGCGGGGCAGGGGCAGCGGCTACGACGCCCCATCACCGCCTTCTACACCACCGTCTCGGTTTCCGAACGGGGAGACTCTCTCTGCGATCTCCTGCGCTATTCCCAATCCACCACGGGCGTGAATGTGACGCGCCCGCCGGGTTGTCCGCCCTAG
- a CDS encoding type II secretion system protein J, whose product MATSPSSLPFFRWLLRANHTSQRGFTLIELLVAMIIGSLIMGSLLFLVVELMQANRREEVLTQTQQDMQRAINYITSDVREAVFVYPNPAAIVEPTVGTTVGTDTLLDELGITVNAAGVVTAPAALAGSTPIMAFWRLDPVPADSNLWNRVCSTAFTGNQINECNTLKLRQSFYTLVLYFQRPNQPNELWGGPSRILRYSLPKYGTADIATLTQRRGYSDPTVCNSFATWSAPPGRIAAQPCDAGNVGAPAADIAVLTDYVSLDVISPAPACGTGGTTTPATNARGFAACVNSGAAGDLGEGAGVNQTMRIFLQGNATQGRPGLVNTFNEAGRLPVLEAEVLIRGVLNKQPGIVPQ is encoded by the coding sequence ATGGCTACTTCTCCCTCCTCCCTCCCTTTCTTTCGCTGGCTGCTGCGGGCCAACCACACCAGCCAGCGCGGCTTTACGCTGATTGAACTGCTGGTAGCCATGATCATTGGCTCCCTGATTATGGGCAGTCTGCTGTTTTTGGTGGTGGAGCTGATGCAGGCCAACCGCCGCGAGGAGGTGCTGACCCAAACCCAGCAGGATATGCAGCGGGCCATCAACTACATCACCAGCGATGTGCGGGAGGCGGTGTTTGTCTACCCTAACCCCGCCGCTATTGTAGAACCTACCGTGGGCACCACGGTCGGCACCGATACCCTGCTAGACGAACTGGGAATTACGGTAAATGCGGCGGGGGTGGTGACGGCCCCAGCGGCCCTAGCGGGATCTACGCCGATTATGGCCTTTTGGCGGCTAGATCCGGTGCCTGCGGATAGTAACCTGTGGAATCGGGTGTGCTCGACGGCGTTTACGGGCAACCAGATCAATGAGTGCAACACCCTCAAACTACGCCAGAGCTTTTATACCCTGGTGCTATACTTCCAGCGGCCCAACCAGCCCAACGAGCTTTGGGGTGGCCCCTCGCGTATCCTGCGCTATTCCCTGCCTAAATACGGCACCGCCGATATCGCCACCCTCACCCAGCGCCGAGGCTATTCTGACCCTACGGTGTGTAACTCCTTTGCCACCTGGAGCGCTCCCCCAGGCCGGATTGCGGCTCAGCCCTGTGATGCGGGCAATGTTGGAGCCCCCGCCGCCGATATCGCCGTCCTGACAGACTACGTTAGCCTAGACGTGATCTCCCCAGCCCCCGCCTGTGGAACGGGGGGAACGACCACCCCAGCGACCAATGCACGGGGCTTTGCGGCCTGTGTCAATTCAGGTGCCGCTGGCGACCTGGGGGAAGGGGCTGGCGTCAACCAAACCATGCGAATCTTTTTGCAGGGCAACGCCACCCAAGGGCGTCCCGGCCTAGTCAATACCTTTAACGAGGCGGGGCGCTTGCCCGTCCTAGAGGCTGAGGTGTTGATTCGTGGGGTGTTGAACAAGCAACCTGGCATTGTTCCCCAATAG
- a CDS encoding GspH/FimT family pseudopilin has protein sequence MKPALTALYRLTARQRSQSGFTLLELLVVVIIVAVLAGIAAPGWLGYLNRQRVGAIRSDLVQTLRSAQQDAQQRRQTMTVAVVNENGRPLLRLNGVSQPLGGDSNPSNIRVTPFSFNPDGSRNTTITQISFNHQGIPVGNVPFVVDIVSDGSSARQCVRIETLLGTIKTLDGAACDTPNLGI, from the coding sequence ATGAAACCCGCTCTGACTGCTCTCTATCGCCTAACCGCCCGTCAGCGATCTCAATCGGGGTTTACCCTCCTAGAATTACTGGTGGTTGTGATCATTGTGGCGGTGCTAGCCGGAATTGCTGCTCCGGGCTGGTTGGGCTACCTCAACCGTCAGCGGGTGGGGGCCATCCGCAGCGATTTGGTTCAAACCCTGCGCTCGGCCCAGCAGGATGCCCAACAACGCCGACAAACCATGACCGTGGCGGTGGTTAACGAAAATGGTCGGCCTCTGCTGCGGCTAAATGGCGTTTCCCAACCCCTGGGCGGCGATAGCAACCCCAGCAATATCCGGGTAACGCCCTTCAGCTTTAACCCCGATGGCAGCCGCAACACCACCATCACGCAAATTAGCTTCAATCACCAGGGTATTCCCGTCGGCAACGTTCCCTTTGTGGTGGATATCGTTAGCGATGGATCCTCAGCCCGTCAATGCGTTCGCATCGAAACCCTCCTCGGCACCATCAAAACCTTAGACGGCGCGGCCTGCGATACCCCCAACCTCGGCATCTAG
- a CDS encoding esterase/lipase family protein: MDPQPPPPISPLQPRFPMHLLLIHGLARTSLSLALLDQRLRHAGHHTEPFSYVAFAEDFDAIAQRLHQRIQALAHQGPYGIVGHSLGGVLTRAALGMGPVPTLPHQVVMLGTPNQPPRLAPLAWNLWPFQWLTGQCGRNLTCQRFYAQLPPLPSPYTIIAGTGGPTGPLSPFGEEINDGVVALTETYITPQDKVLQVPVWHTFMMNHPQVQALVLQALA, translated from the coding sequence ATGGATCCACAGCCTCCACCCCCGATTTCCCCTCTGCAACCCCGATTCCCCATGCACCTGCTGCTCATCCACGGCCTCGCCCGTACCTCCCTCTCGTTAGCCCTATTAGACCAACGACTGCGCCATGCCGGACACCACACCGAACCCTTTAGCTACGTTGCCTTTGCCGAAGACTTTGACGCCATTGCCCAACGGCTACACCAGCGGATCCAAGCCCTAGCCCACCAAGGCCCCTACGGCATTGTGGGCCACTCCCTCGGCGGGGTGCTCACCCGTGCCGCCCTGGGAATGGGGCCAGTGCCCACCCTGCCGCACCAGGTAGTGATGCTGGGCACCCCCAACCAACCCCCTCGGTTGGCCCCCCTGGCCTGGAATCTATGGCCCTTTCAGTGGTTGACCGGGCAGTGCGGGCGCAACCTCACCTGTCAGCGGTTTTATGCCCAGTTGCCGCCCTTGCCAAGCCCCTACACCATCATCGCCGGGACGGGTGGCCCCACTGGCCCCCTCAGCCCCTTTGGGGAGGAGATCAACGATGGGGTCGTGGCCCTTACCGAAACCTATATCACGCCCCAAGACAAAGTCCTACAGGTGCCTGTCTGGCACACCTTCATGATGAACCATCCCCAGGTGCAGGCCCTGGTGCTGCAAGCCCTAGCCTAG
- a CDS encoding LysE/ArgO family amino acid transporter: MTGWMVVLKGMGMGLAIAAPVGPIGLLCIRRSLAQGRWMGLATGLGAATADGLYGGLAGFGLTAVSDRLIDQAWVLQLVGGLFLVYLGWATARSAPATEPALLTGRGLLAAYGSTFVLTLTNPATILSFFAIFAGLGLVAPGQGPWGALALVLGVFLGSALWWLCLSWGVTFFSPYLTPSRLIWLNRLAGAAIFAFGIVALGSLIGARVMNRMNGVN; this comes from the coding sequence ATGACGGGCTGGATGGTGGTGCTGAAGGGCATGGGCATGGGCTTGGCCATTGCCGCTCCGGTGGGGCCGATTGGGCTGCTGTGTATTCGGCGGTCGCTGGCCCAGGGGCGCTGGATGGGGCTGGCGACGGGCCTGGGAGCAGCTACGGCGGACGGCCTCTACGGGGGGCTGGCGGGGTTTGGGCTCACGGCGGTGTCGGATCGGCTGATCGATCAGGCGTGGGTGCTTCAGCTTGTGGGCGGGCTGTTTTTAGTCTACCTAGGCTGGGCCACGGCGCGATCTGCCCCCGCCACAGAACCCGCCCTACTCACCGGACGAGGGCTGCTAGCGGCCTACGGGTCTACCTTTGTGCTAACCCTGACAAACCCTGCTACTATTCTGTCGTTTTTTGCGATTTTTGCGGGGCTGGGACTGGTGGCTCCTGGCCAAGGCCCCTGGGGGGCGCTGGCCTTGGTCTTGGGGGTGTTTTTGGGGTCGGCCCTGTGGTGGCTGTGCCTAAGCTGGGGCGTTACGTTTTTTAGCCCTTACCTCACCCCTTCCCGGCTGATCTGGTTAAATCGACTGGCTGGGGCCGCAATTTTTGCCTTTGGCATAGTAGCCCTAGGATCCCTGATCGGGGCAAGAGTGATGAATCGGATGAATGGGGTGAATTGA